CCGGAGTTTAAAATCTGCGCCGTCCGGATGGAGAAAGTGTGATGGAACCGTCTGGAGTCTGTCCGTAACAAGTAAATAAAAAATGTACACAAAGGCCGCCCGAAAGAAATTCAAGGGCGGCCTTTTTCGTGGGCGAACAACCAACGGGGACGACGCAGGGGAAAACCGGAACAGGCATTGATAAGCGAACATGGCTGTCCTGTGTTTTTTTGATTTTAATCTCAATCCTGGCTTATTGGAATGTAAAAGATAACGGCTATGTGTTTGATGACAGCATTTATGTCACTGAAAATGAGCATGTCAAGGAAGGGTTGACGCTTCAAAATATAAAATGGGCCTTTGGTTTAGAAGGATTCGATCACTGGATACCCATAACCTGGCTGTCGTTAATGCTTGATAGTCATTTATCCGGCATCAATTCAAAGTGGCAGCACCTCACCAATGCGCTCTTTCATATTGTTAACGTTTTATTCTTGTTTTGTTTTCTCAACTTTACTACCCGATCTCCCCTGAAAAGTTTATTGGTAGCGGCACTTTTTGCGGTTCATCCGCTTAATGTCGAATCGGTGGCCTGGATATCCGAAAGGAAAAATGTGCTCAGCACTTTTTTCTGGATGTTGTGTCTGCTGACTTATGCCAAATACAGTTATTCTAAAAACAGGCGCTGGCGCTGGTATCTGATAACGCTATGTCTGTTTGGCCTGGGACTTATGTCCAAGTCCATGTTGGTCACCCTGCCGTTTGTATTCCTGTTGCTGGACTACTGGCCGCTTGATCGAATTCAGATGAAAGATACAAGAACAAAATCTATGACAGGCATCAACCACCTGTTAGTAGAAAAGATTCCCTTTTTTCTGTTATCATTTTGTTCAATTTATGTCATATCCCGGTCTCTTGAAGGCCTGGGCGGATTTTATACGACGGTACCGCTGAACCTGCGGATACTGAATGCCATTGTTTCCTATATCGCTTATTTCCGGAAATTGATCCTCCCGATTCATCTGGCCTGCTTTTATCCTTTTCCTGAAGAGATCGCATTATGGAAAGTGCTGGGGTCGGGTCTGATATTAATTGTGGTATCGCTGGCCGCTATTAAAAACATGAAAAAGTATAAATATGTAATCGTCGGCTGGCTCTGGTATCTGGGAACATTAATTCCGGCCATCGGCATTAAACAGATCGGGCTATGGGGCGCCATTGCCGACAGGCATGCCTATGTCCCGCAGACAGGAATATTTATTATATTTATCTGGCTCGGGTTTGATCTTGCCGATAAATGGAAACAGGGCAAAGTGGTTTTCACCGCCATCGCCTTTTCAATTATTATGATTTTTGGTGTTCTAACATCGACGCAGGTTAAACGCTGGAAAAACAATTTTGCCTTATTCGGGCATCCCTTGACGTTACCGAACAAGGCTTACCAGAGTCTGGGCTTCGCCTGCCTGACCATGGGCAATCTTGATGAAGCCGTTACCCACTTCGCACAAGCCTTAAAACTGAACCCGAACAGCGCGGCAACCCATTACAATTTCGGGCTTGCGCTGAAGCGTATAGGGAAAATTGATGAAGCCGAAAACCATTTCCGTCTGGCCAGGCAGCTTGAGCTTGAACTCAAGCCAAAATTATAATTTTGAATGGTGGCATAGAGCGGATCATCATTAAAAAGGCCGCTCGGAATCAATTTCCGGGCGGCCTTTTTTAGAAATATGCGTGATTGCTACTTGATGGCGATCAGGGACTGCTGGGCGATTTGTATGAAATCCGACGGAAAAATGCCCATGCGCAATACGCCGTAAGCCGAGATCAGGATGGCGATGATGATTGCCGGCGGGAAGAGAACCGCTCCCATGGTTCCGGCCGGGGCGGTTTCCGGTTCCTTCATGTACATGGCGATGGTCACCCGGAGGTAATAGTAAACCGAGATGACGCTGTTGACGACGCCGATCAGGGCCAGGCCGAGAAACCCTTCCTTGATGGCGGCGGAAAAGATATAGAATTTGCCCATGAAGCCGGCCGTGGGTGGTATACCGGCCAGGGAAAAGAGGAACAGGCTCATCATCACGGCCGCGACGGGGTTGCGGTATCCGAACCCGGCGAAATCCTGGACATTGACCCTTTCCTCGTTCCGGCCGCCGATGACGGTAATAATGGCAAAGGCGCCCAGGTTCATGAAGG
This sequence is a window from Thermodesulfobacteriota bacterium. Protein-coding genes within it:
- a CDS encoding tetratricopeptide repeat protein — encoded protein: MGEQPTGTTQGKTGTGIDKRTWLSCVFLILISILAYWNVKDNGYVFDDSIYVTENEHVKEGLTLQNIKWAFGLEGFDHWIPITWLSLMLDSHLSGINSKWQHLTNALFHIVNVLFLFCFLNFTTRSPLKSLLVAALFAVHPLNVESVAWISERKNVLSTFFWMLCLLTYAKYSYSKNRRWRWYLITLCLFGLGLMSKSMLVTLPFVFLLLDYWPLDRIQMKDTRTKSMTGINHLLVEKIPFFLLSFCSIYVISRSLEGLGGFYTTVPLNLRILNAIVSYIAYFRKLILPIHLACFYPFPEEIALWKVLGSGLILIVVSLAAIKNMKKYKYVIVGWLWYLGTLIPAIGIKQIGLWGAIADRHAYVPQTGIFIIFIWLGFDLADKWKQGKVVFTAIAFSIIMIFGVLTSTQVKRWKNNFALFGHPLTLPNKAYQSLGFACLTMGNLDEAVTHFAQALKLNPNSAATHYNFGLALKRIGKIDEAENHFRLARQLELELKPKL